Part of the Salinimonas iocasae genome, GCCGTCGGCGTGCAGAAAGTGGTCGGTATAATTATCTGCTTCGCTGGAGAAGTACTCTCCTCGCTCAAGGCGATAACCTAATTCTATTTCATTGCCATTAAGTTCGGTAACCGCGCGAAGCTCAGGTGAGACCACGCCAACCCAACTGGTTATTTCGGCATCCTGTTCACTGGCGTAAGTGACGTTATCAATATGCAGAAAGTCCGTATTCAGAACAGGGATGAGGTCGACGCTGCCCATTTTGTATCTGCCCGCCTCTTGAGCGTGACTAACACCAACAGCAATCAAAGACAGTGCGAGTGCACTGGAAGCCTGCTTTATCATGTTCTCTCCGGTTAATGTGGTTTAAGTGACTAAAATGCTTCTATGCACCTACCGCCACAGGTTTAAACGCGAAATAGCCTTCTACCGCCGAGCCAACATCCTGTCGCTCTATGACTGACGCTAAGGAGTCAGACGGCCTTACAACGCTAGCTATAGACAGGCTATTCACGCTTATCTTCACTAAATGTAGATATCGAACGGTCTCAAGCGAATTTCGTGCCATCAACGGTAATGGCAGAAATATAATCCGGGATGGTGTTAAGTAAAATTATCTTTCAATGCGTTAATTTCACCGTCTCATACTTATCGAAGCAACCTGATACTTCATTCCTTTTTAGTAGGATCGGAAAGAAAGGCAGTAAATGTTGTAATAAATTTACATTTTTGTTTTTTGGCTGCGGAATTAACGCAGTGACTATAGCGAACTAAGATTTGGAACACTTTGTGCATTTAGTTACAGCAGTATCTAGTATCCAATGAAGTTTTAAGATGTGTGAATTCGGTCGAGCCTTCGTTTTTCCTGGTTTACCACTTATCGGAGCGAATGAATTATGAAATTCAACTTACTGCAAAGTCAGGCGCTAAATAGCAACAGTAGTTCTCGTGATGAGAGAAGAAGTGGTATCACAGGTCACTATCAAAGCAGTTTCTCTACGGTGTATCGTCTTATCGATCTGTCGCTGATTACCGTCTGTTTCTACGCTGCCGTTTTTTATTACGAACTGACTCTGACCACTACAGGTATGATACTGCTGTTTATCAACGTTGTATCGTTTCAACTGGCCGCTGAGGCACTGGACCTGTATCGCTCATGGCGCAGCAGCCGAACCAGCTCTATGCTCAAAAGTGCCGCAGGCACCTGGTTGTTGAGCTTCGTGGTAACGCTGACGCTTGGCTTTTTATTCTCACATAGCGTAACCCTGTCTCCGGCCATGGTAATGTTTTGGTTTGCAACGTCGTTTGTGGCACTCACAGTTTGGCGCGGCATTATGCGTCAGTTTCTGTTCAAGGTACGCCGCAGTGGCATGAATACGCGCTCAGCGATTATTGTTGGTGCCACAGAGGTTGGCTACGACATGGCACAGCAAATGGCTGCTAATGAACACCTTGGCATTCAGTTTAAAGGCATGTATGACGACCGCCCTTCCGACCGTTTAACTGCTGAACAAAAGCATGATATCAAAGGCAGTATTGACGACGCCATTGAACTAGCGCGTCACCACCAGGTTGATTACATTTATATCGCCCTGCCTACCGCTGCAGAGGGCCGTATTAAAAACATTCTTGAAAAATGCAGCGATACCACGGCAAATGTTTATCTCATCCCGAATTTCTTTATGTATTCACTGCTTAATTCGCGCTGGCAGACAGTTGGTAATGTGCAGGCGCTAAGTATCTACGATACGCCTTTCCAGGGTGCTAACGATGTACTAAAACGTATTGAGGATGTTGTAGTATCCAGCATTATTCTGGCCTTTTTAGCTATTCCTATGCTCTGTATCGCGGCCGCGGTCAAACTGACGTCTAAGGGACCGGCTATCTTTAAACAAAAGCGCTATGGATTGGATGGTAAAGAAATTACAGTTTATAAATTCCGCTCTATGTCTACGCAAGACAATGGGCCGGAAGTTAAGCAGGCGACCAAAAATGATCCTCGGGTAACAAAGCTGGGTGCGTTTTTACGTAAGACCTCTTTGGATGAGTTGCCTCAGTTTATCAATGTTTTACAGGGACGAATGTCGATTGTAGGGCCCAGACCACATGCGGTTGCCCATAACGAGCAATACCGAAAGCTGATCACAGGCTACATGTTGCGTCATAAAATTCGCCCGGGTATTACTGGCTGGGCACAGGTTAATGGTCTTCGCGGTGAAACAGAAACTGTTAACAAGATGGCGAAGCGGGTGGAATACGACTTAGATTACATGCATCGTTGGTCGGTCTGGTTTGACTTAAAAATTATCTTAAAGACCGTGGTTGGCGGGTTCTCCGGCAACAACGTTTACTAACGCATAGAAAAGGCCCGCATGTCGGGCCTTTTTTCTTTCAGCTTTCATTTCCAGACACTGGGTCAAACTTTCACACTCAAATCCGGGACGGAATCGTATGTGCCAGCGGTCACTATATCCGCATGTTGAAAATAAACGACAGTTTTGACCTTTTAGCTAATAAAATAGAATGAGCTAATCAGTTGAGTGTCGGATATGGTAACAGCGGCGCCAGTATCTCACCTATGCGTCTGAATAAGCGCATTCTGGTGGTGCCTGAGCGCCACACCAGCCCGATTTCTCTGAACGCATCATCTTCAGCAGGCATTGCTTTAAGTGCTGTGTTTTTAAGAATATCCTGATTAATTGCCAGCTCAGGTAAGAAGGTATAGCCCAGCTTGCTGTTCGCCAGCTGCACCAGCGTATATAGGCTACTTGCAGCCAGACTACTGACCTGCTCCTGATGTTGCAGACCACAGGCACTCACCGCATGTCCTGTCATACAATGCTCTTGTTGCAGCAAAAATATGCTTTTTTTCGGCAATGTCGAAATATCCAGCGGGTTGGGCAATGTCTTACTTAGTTCTTCGTGCGCGACAAGATGAAAGGGGTCATGGCCAAGCACCATTTGCTTACACCCCGGCGTTTCCATTGGCAGCGCAAGTACCAGCAAATCAAGTTCTCCGTCACTAAGTTGCTGCAGTAAGTTGTCCGTTGTGTCTTCCTGCAACTCGAGTCCAATTTCCGGTAAAAACGCGTTAAATGCACCAATTAACCCCTCAAACAGGAACGGCGCTATGGTAGGGATCACGCCCAGTTTAAGCTTTCCACTCTGCCAGTTTCCTGCATTCTGTGCATATTCGACTAACTCGCCAGCTTCCTGCAGTATCAGTTTACTTCGCTCTACCACATCCAACCCCAGGGAAGTGAAAACAAATGTTTTATGTTCACGCTCCAGCAATTGAGAACCGAAATGTTCCTCCAGATTCTGGATTGCCGTACTCAACGTCGACTGACTGACATTACACCGGTGCGCGGCCCGGTGAAAGTGCTGTTCCTGATGCAGTGTCACTAAGTAGTGCAAATGCTTTAGATTAGGCCACTTCATAAATCAACTTTTAGATTAAGAATGATATTTTTAATCTAGCATAAGTATCACTGAAAGGTAAATTGATTCTCTCTACTGACCTTGAGACAGGAAATTACAGCGTCATAATTTATTCATCATAAGTGCCCGATTTTTAGTCGGTTAGCGCTTATAATAAATCTAAAGGCTTAAAAAAAGCCGTATGAATACCTGTACTTTCTTTTAAAGGTTTCGTCTTGAGGATGTTATGAAGGGACATTTTACCAACATAGTTTGTGTGTTAAACGATACCCATAAGCAGGATGAGGTGGTTGCTCAGGCGATCCATGTCGCCAAGCGACATCAGGCCAGACTTACTGTCGTTCTTAAACTGGATGCTCTGCCGCCAAACGCTAAAATGGTGATGCAATCCTTTGCCTACCTTGAAACGCAGACCAGTATAGAATCTTCGGCTCAGGTCTGGTTGAAGGATAAGGCGCAAGCCTGGCAGGAAAAGTACCCGCTGGATACTGATGTCCGGGTTGGCGACAGTAACAACGATTTTCTGCACTATATTGTGGAATCTGGTTTTGACCTGGTCATCAAGCTTTCTGAGGCCGACTTTCTGGAGCGCTTAT contains:
- a CDS encoding undecaprenyl-phosphate glucose phosphotransferase encodes the protein MKFNLLQSQALNSNSSSRDERRSGITGHYQSSFSTVYRLIDLSLITVCFYAAVFYYELTLTTTGMILLFINVVSFQLAAEALDLYRSWRSSRTSSMLKSAAGTWLLSFVVTLTLGFLFSHSVTLSPAMVMFWFATSFVALTVWRGIMRQFLFKVRRSGMNTRSAIIVGATEVGYDMAQQMAANEHLGIQFKGMYDDRPSDRLTAEQKHDIKGSIDDAIELARHHQVDYIYIALPTAAEGRIKNILEKCSDTTANVYLIPNFFMYSLLNSRWQTVGNVQALSIYDTPFQGANDVLKRIEDVVVSSIILAFLAIPMLCIAAAVKLTSKGPAIFKQKRYGLDGKEITVYKFRSMSTQDNGPEVKQATKNDPRVTKLGAFLRKTSLDELPQFINVLQGRMSIVGPRPHAVAHNEQYRKLITGYMLRHKIRPGITGWAQVNGLRGETETVNKMAKRVEYDLDYMHRWSVWFDLKIILKTVVGGFSGNNVY
- a CDS encoding hydrogen peroxide-inducible genes activator, translating into MKWPNLKHLHYLVTLHQEQHFHRAAHRCNVSQSTLSTAIQNLEEHFGSQLLEREHKTFVFTSLGLDVVERSKLILQEAGELVEYAQNAGNWQSGKLKLGVIPTIAPFLFEGLIGAFNAFLPEIGLELQEDTTDNLLQQLSDGELDLLVLALPMETPGCKQMVLGHDPFHLVAHEELSKTLPNPLDISTLPKKSIFLLQQEHCMTGHAVSACGLQHQEQVSSLAASSLYTLVQLANSKLGYTFLPELAINQDILKNTALKAMPAEDDAFREIGLVWRSGTTRMRLFRRIGEILAPLLPYPTLN